The Drosophila suzukii chromosome 2 unlocalized genomic scaffold, CBGP_Dsuzu_IsoJpt1.0 scf_2c, whole genome shotgun sequence genome segment ctgtctgtctgtctgtctgtctgtctgtctgtctgtctgtctgtctgtctgtctgtctgtctgtctgtctgtctgtctgtctgtctgtctgtctgtctgtctgtctgtctgtctgtctgtctgtctgtctgtctgtctgtctgtctgtctgtctgtctgtctgtctgtctgtctgtctgtctgtctgtctgtctgtctgtctgtctgtctgtctgtctgtctgtctgtctgtctgtctgtctgtctgtctgtctgtctgtctgtctgtctgtctgtctgtctgtctgtctgtctgtctgtctgtctgtctgtctgtctgtctgtctgtctgtctgtctgtctgtctgtctgtctgtctgtctgtctgtctgtctgtctgtctgtctgtctgtctgtctgtctgtctgtctgtctgtctgtctgtctgtctgtctgtctgtctgtctgtctgtctgtctgtctgtctgtctgtctgtctgtctgtctgtctgtctgtctgtctgtctgtctgtctgtctgtctgtctgtctgtctgtctgtctgtctgtctgtctgtctgtctgtctgtctgtctgtctgtctgtctgtctgtctgtctgtctgtctgtctgtctgtctgtctgtctgtctgtctgtctgtctgtctgtctgtctgtctgtctgtctgtctgtctgtctgtctgtctgtctgtctgtctgtctgtctgtctgtctgtctgtctgtctgtctgtctgtctgtctgtctgtctgtctgtctgtctgtctgtctgtctgtctgtctgtctgtctgtctgtctgtctgtctgtctgtctgtctgtctgtctgtctgtctgtctgtctgtctgtctgtctgtctgtctgtctgtctgtctgtctgtctgtctgtctgtctgtctgtctgtctgtctgtctgtctgtctgtctgtctgtctgtctgtctgtctgtctgtctgtctgtctgtctgtctgtctgtctgtctgtctgtctgtctgtctgtctgtctgtctgtctgtctgtctgtctgtctgtctgtctgtctgtctgtctgtctgtctgtctgtctgtctgtctgtctgtctgtctgtctgtctgtctgtctgtctgtctgtctgtctgtctgtctgtctgtctgtctgtctgtctgtctgtctgtctgtctgtctgtctgtctgtctgtctgtctgtctgtctgtctgtctgtctgtctgtctgtctgtctgtctgtctgtctgtctgtctgtctgtctgtctgtctgtctgtctgtctgtctgtctgtctgtctgtctgtctgtctgtctgtctgtctgtctgtctgtctgtctgtctgtctgtctgtctgtctgtctgtctgtctgtctgtctgtctgtctgtctgtctgtctgtctgtctgtctgtctgtctgtctgtctgtctgtctgtctgtctgtctgtctgtctgtctgtctgtctgtctgtctgtctgtctgtctgtctgtctgtctgtctgtctgtctgtctgtctgtctgtctgtctgtctgtctgtctgtctgtctgtctgtctgtctgtctgtctgtctgcctgtctgtctgtctgtctgtctgtctgtctgtctgtctgtctgtctgtctgtctgtctgtctgtctgtctgtctgtctgtctgtctgtctgtctgtctgtctgtctgtctgtctgtctgtctgtctgtctgtctgtctgtctgtctgtctgtctgtctgtctgtctgtctgtctgtctgtctgtctgtctgtctgtctgtctgtctgtctgtctgtctgtctgtctgtctgtctgtctgtctgtctgtctgtctgtctgtctgtctgtctgtctgtctgtctgtctgtctgtctgtctgtctgtctgtctgtctgtctgtctgtctgtctgtctgtctgtctgtctgtctgtctgtctgtctgtctgtctgtctgtctgtctgtctgtctgtctgtctgtctgtctgtctgtctgtctgtctgtctgtctgtctgtctgtctgtctgtctgtctgtctgtctgtctgtctgtctgtctgtctgtctgtctgtctgtctgtctgtctgtctgtctgtctgtctgtctgtctgtctgtctgtctgtctgtctgtctgtctgtctgtctgtctgtctgtctgtctgtctgtctgtctgtctgtctgtctgtctgtctgtctgtctgtctgtctgtctgtctgtctgtctgtctgtctgtctgtctgtctgtctgtctgtctgtctgtctgtctgtctgtctgtctgtctgtctgtctgtctgtctgtctgtctgtctgtctgtctgtctgtctgtctgtctgtctgtctgtctgtctgtctgtctgtctgtctgtctgtctgtctgtctgtctgtctgtctgtctgtctgtctgtctgtctgtctgtctgtctgtctgtctgtctgtctgtctgtctgtctgtctgtctgtctgtctgtctgtctgtctgtctgtctgtctgtctgtctgtctgtctgtctgtctgtctgtctgtctgtctgtctgtctgtctgtctgtctgtctgtctgtctgtctgtctgtctgtctgtctgtctgtctgtctgtctgtctgtctgtctgtctgtctgtctgtctgtctgtctgtctgtctgtctgtctgtctgtctgtctgtctgtctgtctgtctgtctgtctgtctgtctgtctgtctgtctgtctgtctgtctgtctgtctgtctgtctgtctgtctgtctgtctgtctgtctgtctgtctgtctgtctgtctgtctgtctgtctgtctgtctgtctgtctgtctgtctgtctgtctgtctgtctgtctgtctgtctgtctgtctgtctgtctgtctgtctgtctgtctgtctgtctgtctgtctgtctgtctgtctgtctgtctgtctgtctgtctgtctgtctgtctgtctgtctgtctgtctgtctgtctgtctgtctgtctgtctgtctgtctgtctgtctgtctgtctgtctgtctgtctgtctgtctgtctgtctgtctgtctgtctgtctgtctgtctgtctgtctgtctgtctgtctgtctgtctgtctgtctgtctgtctgtctgtctgtctgtctgtctgtctgtctgtctgtctgtctgtctgtctgtctgtctgtctgtctgtctgtctgtctgtctgtctgtctgtctgtctgtctgtctgtctgtctgtctgtctgtctgtctgtctgtctgtctgtctgtctgtctgtctgtctgtctgtctgtctgtctgtctgtctgtctgtctgtctgtctgtctgtctgtctgtctgtctgtctgtctgtctgtctgtctgtctgtctgtctgtctgtccgtctttCTAATCTCAAACTCTAATTAATTGATCGTTTCTTTGGTTACAATATCCAACCCATGCCAAATGACTTATATCGGACTATACATAAAAAGTAATTcagtaattaaataaaagtaaaagaTTTGATGCTATCTGGCGTGGTGTGGAGTATTAAATTATTGCAATAGTAAACTAAATTTACTATCAAAAATAGTTACTCTTACGTAAAATCTTTCACATTAACGTATTCAACAACAACTTTTCAAATGTTTTTCCAATGTTTGGTTTAAAATTCCCAACTGGCCTTAGCGTCCCGTGCCCCTTTACTCTTAAGTAAAACTCTGAGAAGTTGAGACTTAAATCGGATTTTCAGCTTAGTCTTCAACAAAGTTACCACTCTACAGTGACGTGTCTATGAATTTAGTTTAtcatacccgttactcgtagagtaaaagggtatcccatattcgtcggaaagtatataacaggtagaaggaagcgtttccgaccacataaagtatatatattcttgatcaggatcactaccagagtcgatctagcaatttccgtctgttcgtctgtctgtccgtccagatgaacgctgagatctcggaaactataagaggtAGGTAATtaagatttggcatgcagattcctgagaaaATATCAAcaatagagaattgggatttcagacttagatttcgtagccttgagcgcagcgcaagtttgttacgcgaatatgcccacaaactgcccaatcctgtggcgcccacaattttcatgctagataaaaaatttgccacgcccactcttacgcccacaaaccgcccaaacctgtggcacCTACAAATTTCATgttagaaaaaaatgtttaactgaaatgtttgccacgcccactctaacgcccataacgcttaaagcTGTCTACCCCCCACATGTCCACATATTGTTAtcaggggtaggtggcgcatttcagtctcgctttgctgcttgcatacctccttttcccttttgtccctttagctgagtaacgggtatctgatagtcgtcAATTTTATATAGATTTACCATAAACGACAACGAAACTAAACACCAAAAGTTAAAGTTTATTACTGTGGGCTAAAGGTGTATAAATTTCATTAAAGTAATCCCCTCCCGATAAAATTCACTTATGCCAACGTTTTTTAGCAGTCATCGAAACATGCCAAATAGTCCCTTTTCGTTCTTCGATTTATTTTCTTAATCGACTCGAAACGTGTTACCTGAAGTGGTCTTTTGTGTTTTGAGAAGAAGTCACACGGATCAATATCGGGCGAATACCGTGGTTGCGGAACGACACGCATTGAATGTTTGGCGAAATGGACACGAACAACGAGTGCTTACCTTTCACTCGTGCATTATCGTGATGCAAAAATTAAGAGCTGTTGGCCCATTGTTTTAGACGAATTGCTTCACGCAATCGACGCATAATGCTTAAGCCTAGTACCCAGATCGACGAAATCctcgagctaaccataggagtgagcgagaggcaaatacgcggctaacggttttcgtcgggtctgtttttcagcgcggtactcagataaGCTAAGtgagtgaattttcgatgaacgccgttagccgcggtccaaagaatatgaaatttaatctttggcggtgttcgtgcaaaggcgatgtggaaactaaaaattaaaatggaaagaaaAACCGAAAATCGGATGCAGGAGGTCAGTGCTGATGAAATAGGACGCAAAATCCAAGCTTATTCCCTTTGTTGTgggatttcaccgacaggaagcaattccACAAAAGGGGAAAAGGGGAATCgcagaaaagttgaagtgctggaggagatccactagagaatcccagtgggaaggaatatgccgagtgggacttcgatctctacatggacatcctgccgggcgcgtcctcgcaaagaaagtaagatctggccaaaagaatttggttgcgttgtactaatagaagtatctttttagcagaaccaccagtaCGATCTCTGACGACCTCTCCATTTGGATTCCGGACACCACCTCCACCAACTACTTGGCAGTTTaagcggagctggaggacccgctggcttctatagggaggaggaaaatagggcgcccgctaaaggaacagttggagaagccatacccagccactgccaggatgctgggcgacttcctgcagtatcagcggatcaaccccgttcccaatccggctcccacttcctcGAGCTCTAATATccctattgggactcggagctggactgcggtggcgcgggaaagatggcgatgcatccgtgggacgggaaggaagccttaaactactaatttacgttaataaaaacattctttgagcattccatttatttttatttaaatttttttgtgtaccagcagacccttctttttaaaattgctccaattgatttgttttccgtttggtaACAAGCCCAGcagcttgacagtaagaccatgctacatgcgTTGCGGGTGAACTATGAAAACTTCggtacaaagaataagatttttcgactagtgaaactcttagccgatctgagtactaggctttaaaTATTATTCCTTATTAACAGTTTGGCCGGGTGGAAGACTCTCATAGAAAACCGCACGACGAAAAGATAATGAAAATACGGTATATACAGGAGtagaagaaaatattatttaaataacaaAGCTATAATTGTTTTCCAATGATTTTACCATTATTTATTCGATCGattctatggcagctatgtGATACTGCCGTCCGAAtccaataataataatccTATGAGTAGAAGTTTACATGTCGAAGTTCTTACTCGAATTTCCCTATTATAGCTTTAGGAAATACTGATCTGAACCGGctcgttccgacttatatcCCTTATATCATCCcgaaagcctagtactcacatcaaCAAAagccgcgagctaaccataggagtgagcaaGAAGCAATTACGCGGCTTACACATTTCGTCGGGTCTTTGAGCGttgtactcagatgagctaaggaaataccagacaaaataccagatttagcGTGGGAATTTCGATGAAAACCGTTAGCACGATCCTGCCGGACGTATCTTCGCAAAAAAAGTAAGTTCTGTCCAAAAAAACTTGGTTACGCTGTACAAATagatgtatttttttttagcagCTCTCCATTGGGGACCCATaggactccacctccaccagctatTTGGCAGCTAAAGCGGAGATGGAGGACGCACCGGGTTCTATAAGGTGGTGAAAAAAGGGCGCCCGCTAAGTGACAACTGGAGGTGCCATTGCCAGGAGGCGGAACAACCCAGTTCTCAATCCGGCTTCCccaaggtccaatatgcctatAGGGATTCGGAGCTGTATTACAGAtggcgcgggaaagatggcAAAGCATCCGTCGGACCAGAAGGAAGCTTTAACTagtaatttacataaataacaagaaaggaagttaactttttttttcgtattattttcccaccaattttccgatcgttcctatagcagtTATAAGATTTgatcgtccgattttgataaaattaaattcaaaattctgaacaaattaaaatatgttatttccaagcgtaggaggttatatgtataaaaaaacaccaaagataatattaaaaaaaaattttttccgataattcctatgggagctataagatatagttgtccgatccggcttgttccgacttatatactacctgaaAAGGAAAGAAGACTTTTAGGCAAGTTTCAGCCCAATAGAGAGAGAaatgagagactagtttgcgtagaaacagacggacagacggccAGACGGAGAGACGGgcaaacggacagacggacatggctagatcgactcgtctagtgatgctgatttttttatggggtcggaaacgccttcttcactgcgttgcaaacttctgactgaaatcgtGATACCCTCTGCATGGGtttaaaaacattcgttgaacattccatttattttaattttaatttctttgtgccccagcagactcttcttttttaaattgcatcaattgatttgtttttcgATGGCAACAgacccagctgcttgacagtaagaccatgctacattCATAGCGGGTGAGCGTTGAAatcttcggtcacactacatagaatacgatttttcgaATTAGCCAATCAGAGTACTAGCAtaaaagctttaaaactgagagacaaGATTGCGTagagacggacagacggacggacagacagacggacatggctcgatccactcgtctagtgatggtTTAATAAGGCATACAAATAGTTGGCTAACTAGATATTATGGGTTTGATAActataaaaattgttttttgagTACAATCCcttttttatagttatataattattttttatagtaACCCTTACATAAACAATTTACGTAGTAGTAACTATTTAATAAATCAAATCTTCAATTCGATGTGTCGGTCGCATTTTATTGATAAACAACCTGTAATCTAATTCATACTTTAACAAAATCTTCAAAGATTAAGGCGCAAGACAACTTAAGCGATATTGTCTTTTGTTTGCCTTAGAGTAGGCGTGCCTCTCGGCCGAATCAAACTAGCGCTGAGTTGGAGTCCTTAGAATCTGTATGCTTGATCATGATTTCTATGAGTAACGGACAGGCAGACCGGTCTCCGCTGGTGATTCTAGTCAAGAATATAATACTTTACATAATTTCCAACGAAaattaaatacctttttttaaGATAAATTAAACTTTAATCATTTTCAAATAAAGGGGCTACAACTGCTGCAAGTATTTGTGACTTTGTGAGACGCGGCCGATGGAGCGGTTGTTGAGCCGCTTGCGTTTATCGGGCTTTAGAAGACTGGCGGCCTTGCTTAGGATGTCCGAAATCTCAGGGGCGGAGTCTACGGCCTCTGATGCTGGGATGGATGTGGTCACCGCCTTTTTATCTTCATGAGAGTCTTCATCCTCGGAACTTTCCTGGTGCGTGCCAAAAACGGGATTGGGGTGCTCTGAGGTGAAAGGCGTCGGAGTGCTATTAGAATAGTTCAGCTTCTCTGATCTTTCGGTGTACGCTTTAGAGTGCGGTGCTGCTTCTGTGGTCGAACTGATTTCATCGCTCTGCTTAAATTTGAGTACCTGCTGAAAGAGATTGGGCGCTGGAACATTGGAAGCCGGCGCTCCTAGGATTCTGTTAAAGGGATTAAAAGGGTTAGTGGCTCCAAATGGGCCAAAAGGGTTTAAACCCATGCCAAATTGCCTTCCAATGCCGAATGGACCACCCACCTGGTGTTCCATGTCATATTCCTGGGTTCCTGTCTGAGGATTCATTCCAAAGAGACTTCCAAACTGGGTACCCAACCCAAAGCCACCTCCGAAAGGACTTACCACAGGACCCTTATCAAGACCAAAGGGAATGGCCTTGGTTTGACTTCTAACTGTTCCAGGTGGGGTTCTCGGCATAGCAACGTAGGGTGTCGGCTGCCGTTGCCCGTAGCAAGGCATGGTTATAATAACTGGCTGGAAATTTGGACAGGAGGTTTTGAGGCTCAAACCGACATTCCGCTGCGTTAGGCATTGAAAAGGGGGTACAGAGGCACTATGTCCACTGCAGTGTTGGTTGGGGGCAGGTGAAAGCTTAACTTGAGAGTATGTTGAAGGAGGAGATGACAGCGTTTCTCGAGCTGAAGCTCCTGGGTATTGACTATCGAAAGCACTGTATCCAGACGCCATTTTACTTATCGGTTCTAAAGGAACAGATGCCGGTTTGTTATCAGCTGGTGCCATGGCTTCCGCGCTTGTAAAACTTCTGTAAAAAGCTTTCATAACCGGATCATTTTCGGGTCCCTGCGTATGTGACAGAGATACCCACATCAACTGATCCTCAGGATACGGCTGGTTTTCTGGTCTGCACAGTTCTTGGTTGAGCTCGTCCTGCTGAAACCGCAAAGTCGGCACGGCCAGCACATCGCTTTTGCAATTAAATTGATGCCCGACCATTTCCTTATTGTTTGGGTGGTTCGACGACCTTGTAGGTTCCGCAGAACTATGTGAATGGGTCGTGGCCGCTGCGCCAGGTCCAGTTGAAATTCCTGGTGAAGCTGCTGGCGGGCTGTCCACAATTGGTTGAGAAAATGTTGGCAAGCCATACGACGGCGCTGAAGGTGCAGACGAAGGGGCAGCCAAGTGGTTTCCGTAGAATCTGTAATGGGCGTGGGGCTGTTGCTGCTGAGGAAGAGGGGGATGGTGGGGCTTCTTCTGATATGATGTCGAACCTGCTGGCTGCTCCTGTTGAAAGTGATCTTCTGAGACTGCCTGCTGAGGAGTTGACCCGACTTCAAAGGCGGGAACCGACGGAAAGTTGTGAACGGAATCATGTTGTATGGCGTAATGCGAGTTTATAGCTGGCGAAAGTCCTGGGTTGGGTCCTCGGCACATATAGAACGGCTCTCCCTGACCGCCTTGGTTCCTAACCTCCACACAATTTTGCTGCCCATTTTCGCCACCAAAGTTATCATCCCGGCACATATAATAAGGCTCATTCTTTAAACCACCTGGCGTAATCTTCACACAGATTGTAGTCATGGACCGCTTGCTGCGATGTAGCAGCCCAACAGAAATTGGTATGTCTTCTTGGCCGACTCCAGTTGCACCTGGAGGTACCAATAACGCGATGGCCAGACATGACAGGAACATCAGTTTCAAGGTCTGTGGATAAGTACCCATGCTTATTTTCCATTTATAACTTCCGACTGTGGTGGGTGGCGCTTTTATAGTCTTGAACTGTCTGTTAGGAAGGAAAATTATTTGACCATGTAGCCAACCAACGTCACCAATTTACCAAACTGAGTTCTTCGAAGCAATATTTTGTCATTTCTTCTCTTACCTTATTTAtgttttctctttttttgATCTGGTAATTCGAGTTTATTTCGCTTGAAACTCGTATCAATGAATAAGAACTATGCAGAGAACATTTTCGATCGGAAGCATTCACTTTATCCCCATTTAATCGTACTTTGAATaatttaatgggttatatacACTTGATCTCGAcgaaaattcaaagtaatttaattttttaaattgtaatttttaagccaacaaacatatttttaagtctaaaaaataataaatatttaaaaaaatccatccaaaatattttcaaaagcTGAAGTTTCTTAGcctattaaaatattttggatCGATTTTTGTGTTTGTGTCGTGTCTTCCACAAGACAATTGATAGCGAATTAGCATACAAAAcgaattttttttcaataaaaagtaAGATTTGATATTTAACTATTCcgctaaaaaaaaagaagtcGAACAAAATACCAATGTATTATACCCTTAAGGAGCTTTTCCGAAAGAATTATTTGTATATGACGTTATTGGTATTTATTGTGGTAATattgtatacttttttttgcAATAATTTTGTATACCTAACCAGTAACGATCCATATTTTTACCTcgctaaaataattttttcttGATATAAAGTATTTCTTACTGGTGATGATAAAGAACTATACTGAAAAATGTTCTATagcatttcattttattttggcGTACTGGAGTTTGTTGTCCTAAGGTTTTGAACAATTTTCGAATAGTCAGAACTTTAGTAGAGTGTGTGGACACATGTCACACAACTGTTTAGAAAGTGCTCAATAATCTAAAGGGGTCTGTCGGTCAGCGAGTATCAGTTGGGTGTTTATGCTACTTCTTTGTAACTGCTTTGAcatatttgaaaaataacaCTGAAGTGCGCTGGGATGTctaataaacaaattttcatttatatacATTAGGGTGGTCCTAAATAAAGAACTATTTGacacaaaataataaaagaagttaacttcggcaagccaaaGTTTGTATACACTTGCAGttgaatttattaaatttaagaatacgaaaaataatattcccaatagtataagataatatgtcaaaaaacgccgaagctataatttgtttcattttattttcccaccaattttctgatcgttcctatggcagctatatgatatagtcgtccgattttgataaaattaaattcgaaactcTTCTTTCTTGGGCAGGTAGTGTATAAGCCGGAAACAGCCTGATCGGATAACCATATCTTACAGCTCtaataggaataatcggaaaaaaatattttaaaacaaggaagaacgctatagtcgagtacctcgactatcagatacccgttactcagctatatggagatatgcaagcagcaaagcgagattaaaatgcgccacctaccggcggtatacagatttaagcgttatgggcgttagagtgggcatggcaaatttttttttggatcaatcgataggtatcgacgagaccaatacatttcagttaaaatttttattctagcatcaaaactgtaggagccacagttttgggcggtttgtgggcgttagagtgggcgtggcactgtgctgaaacaaacttgcgctgcgtaagaagctcaggaatctgcacgccaaatctcaatagcctagctaccatagtttccgagatctcagcgttcatccggacggacagacagacggacatggctagatcgactcggctagtgatcctgatcacgaatatatatactttgtggggtcggaaacgcttccttctgcctgttacatactttccgacgaatctagtatacccttttactctacgagtaacgggtataattatatctttggtgtttcttaacatataacctccttgTCTTATAccattgggaatataattttttgtattcttaagaatttcttattaaatttaatagttctaactgcaagggtatacaaacttcggcttgccgaagtaaacttcctttcttgtttaacatataacctctaacgcttggaaataattttaaattttttaattagacctgaatttcgaatttaatttcatcaaaatttggacgactatatcataaagcagccataggaacgatcggaaatgTGGTGGGAAgataatatgaaacaatttaTAGTTTCGGtcttttttgacatattattttataccattgagaatacaattttttgtatttgtatcaactttgaattaaatttaaaaaaaaatcgaacgactctaacatatagctgtcaaagaaacatttaaaaaaataatgaaataattattttttaaaaaatgttgctttgttgattttgatcgtaCATTCTTTTACTCTGGGATAAAGAATATTATAACTTTTCAGCAttacgaatttaattttacacaaatttCACTTAAGCTAGCAACAAtccttaaaaatttaacatggtgttactagcattgattatttcttataactgcaagggtataaaaacttcggcttgccgaaaaTGGTGTAAGTTTCAAAAGGTTAGTGGTTGTTGATTTATGGTTCATTAGCTCATGTTTACACGGAGATATAACTGATCTATAGAGGGGCTGCAAGTGGGTAGTCATACTATTTTCAAAGAGCTTTGGGATCGCTGGCAATTTAGAGATACCTCTATAATTGCATTCGTCCACATTGCATCCCTTCTTGTGGAGAAAAATTACAAACGATTCCTTTCACATATTGAGAAATTGTGAAGATTCTAAATGTAAGGTAAATAATTTGAGAAGCGGCTGGTATAGGGTCTCCGCGCAATATCTAAGCACGCAGCCAGGAATTCAATCAGGACAATCAACAAGCAAAGAGCTTTCGTTTAAGGTGGGACAGAATATTTAATTCGACTTGGATAAAGTGCAAGAATAAGGCTGTCAAGAATGAGGTAAAGCAGAATATGTCGTTTGAAAAAACTTGACAAAAATATCGGCTATCGCATgatctgttgttgttgtaatattttcaaaagatAACGA includes the following:
- the LOC139354117 gene encoding uncharacterized protein isoform X1 encodes the protein MGTYPQTLKLMFLSCLAIALLVPPGATGVGQEDIPISVGLLHRSKRSMTTICVKITPGGLKNEPYYMCRDDNFGGENGQQNCVEVRNQGGQGEPFYMCRGPNPGLSPAINSHYAIQHDSVHNFPSVPAFEVGSTPQQAVSEDHFQQEQPAGSTSYQKKPHHPPLPQQQQPHAHYRFYGNHLAAPSSAPSAPSYGLPTFSQPIVDSPPAASPGISTGPGAAATTHSHSSAEPTRSSNHPNNKEMVGHQFNCKSDVLAVPTLRFQQDELNQELCRPENQPYPEDQLMWVSLSHTQGPENDPVMKAFYRSFTSAEAMAPADNKPASVPLEPISKMASGYSAFDSQYPGASARETLSSPPSTYSQVKLSPAPNQHCSGHSASVPPFQCLTQRNVGLSLKTSCPNFQPVIITMPCYGQRQPTPYVAMPRTPPGTVRSQTKAIPFGLDKGPVVSPFGGGFGLGTQFGSLFGMNPQTGTQEYDMEHQVGGPFGIGRQFGMGLNPFGPFGATNPFNPFNRILGAPASNVPAPNLFQQVLKFKQSDEISSTTEAAPHSKAYTERSEKLNYSNSTPTPFTSEHPNPVFGTHQESSEDEDSHEDKKAVTTSIPASEAVDSAPEISDILSKAASLLKPDKRKRLNNRSIGRVSQSHKYLQQL
- the LOC139354117 gene encoding uncharacterized protein isoform X2 yields the protein MGTYPQTLKLMFLSCLAIALLVPPGATGVGQEDIPISVGLLHRSKRSMTTICVKITPGGLKNEPYYMCRDDNFGGENGQQNCVEVRNQGGQGEPFYMCRGPNPGLSPAINSHYAIQHDSVHNFPSVPAFEVGSTPQQAVSEDHFQQEQPAGSTSYQKKPHHPPLPQQQQPHAHYRFYGNHLAAPSSAPSAPSYGLPTFSQPIVDSPPAASPGISTGPGAAATTHSHSSAEPTRSSNHPNNKEMVGHQFNCKSDVLAVPTLRFQQDELNQELCRPENQPYPEDQLMWVSLSHTQGPENDPVMKAFYRSFTSAEAMAPADNKPASVPLEPISKMASGYSAFDSQYPGASARETLSSPPSTYSQVKLSPAPNQHCSGHSASVPPFQCLTQRNVGLSLKTSCPNFQPVIITMPCYGQRQPTPYVAMPRTPPGTVRSQTKAIPFGLDKGPVVSPFGGGFGLGTQFGSLFGMNPQTGTQEYDMEHQNPRSAGFQCSSAQSLSAGTQI